In a single window of the Papaver somniferum cultivar HN1 chromosome 8, ASM357369v1, whole genome shotgun sequence genome:
- the LOC113305785 gene encoding transcription factor MAMYB-like codes for MEFLDEESRPSRFMFQSKASTKSEPENFKVNKTLAVSCIIVSIILIITSIFVFESETLKFIVFWFSLSLIVGPFAPNSITAGDIRVGQGQILEPLNEEDEADQIGDKRRGRKQHQTVKKNEDLRDVNAKSSEKLKMNTNTTDVVYEEKEWVEEDFEILKKQILKHPVGEPKRWELITEAFQGRHGLESVIKMGKSLSERKIGNGDSFSQFLKQRKPLDKRLVEESNGDFELINDDKKENPNWTSAEDVALLNALKAFPKDVAMRWEKIAVAVPGKSKAVCMKRAKELKNDFRSSKTSGD; via the coding sequence ATGGAGTTTTTAGATGAAGAGAGTAGACCTTCTAGATTTATGTTTCAATCCAAGGCATCAACAAAATCAGAACCTGAAAACTTTAAAGTAAACAAAACCCTTGCAGTTTCATGCATCATCGTCTCTATAATTCTTATTATTACGTCAATCTTTGTTTTTGAAtccgaaaccctaaaattcattgtattttggttttctctttcactAATTGTCGGTCCATTTGCTCCTAATTCAATCACTGCTGGTGATATTCGTGTTGGTCAAGGTCAAATCCTTGAACCACTAAATGAAGAGGATGAGGCAGATCAAATCGGGGATAAGAGAAGAGGTAGGAAACAACACCAAACAGTTAAGAAAAATGAAGATCTCAGGGATGTTAATGCCAAGAGTTCtgagaaattgaagatgaacacgaaTACTACTGATGTGGTTTATGAAGAGAAAGAATGGGTGGAAGAAGATTTTGAGATATTGAAGAAACAGATTTTGAAACATCCAGTTGGAGAACCCAAACGATGGGAATTAATTACTGAAGCTTTTCAAGGTAGGCATGGATTAGAAAGTGTGATTAAAATGGGGAAATCATTATCAGAAAGGAAAATAGGTAATGGTGATTCATTTTCTCagtttttgaaacagagaaaaccaTTGGATAAGAGATTGGTGGAAGAATCAAATGGGGATTTCGAATTGATTAATGatgacaagaaagaaaacccaaatTGGACTTCTGCTGAAGATGTTGCTCTTCTTAATGCTTTGAAAGCATTTCCAAAGGATGTTGCAATGAGATGGGAGAAGATTGCAGTTGCTGTTCCAGGTAAATCTAAAGCTGTATGTATGAAAAGGGCAAAGGAGTTGAAAAACGATTTTCGTAGTTCCAAAACCTCTGGGGATTAG